The nucleotide window AAGCTGTTCAACCGCTATAAAGTGGAGGTTGAGCTGGCCAAGCCGAAGATTGCTTTCCGTGAGACCATCAAAGGAAAAGTCAAGGTGCAGGGCAAGCATAAAAAGCAGTCGGGCGGACATGGGCAGTACGGAGATGTCGTCATTGAGTTCGAGCCCTCCGGCGATCTGGAAAAGCCGTATGTATTTGAGGAAAAGATTGTAGGCGGCGTTGTTCCGAGAAACTATTTCCCCGCGGTGGAAAAGGGTATCCAGGAATCCGTCCTGAAAGGACCGCTGGCCGGATACCCGGTGGTGGGGCTGAAAGCGACTTTGGTATTCGGTTCTTATCACGCGGTGGATTCCTCTGAGATGGCGTTTAAGATGGCGACTATTCTGGCGGTGAAAAAGGCGTTCTCTGAGCCGGACGCGAAGCCGGTCCTCCTGGAGCCCATCGCTTCCCTGAAGGTCAGCGTGCCGGATCGGTTCACCGGTGACATCATGGGCGATCTGAACAAGAGAAGGGGACGCGTGCTGGGGATGAATCCCGACCATGCGGGAAACCAGGTCATCGAAGCGGATATTCCCATGTCAGAGCTGATTGGATACTCCACGGATCTTCGTTCCATGACAGGCGGAATCGGTGATTTTGAATATGAGTTCACCCGTTACGAGCAGGCTCCCAGTGATGTTCAGGCAAAGGAGATCGCGGCGAGGGCGGCGGAAGAATAAGGAAATGAAAAAAGAAAGAATCCCGCAGGCGGGACTCTTTCTTTTTTTACTCTTCTTTTTTCTTTTCTACAACAGGAGAATCCGGTTCTTCTGCAGGAACCACATAGCCGCACTCACAGGCGGTCTCTTCGGTGACCTTTCCCCTGATCGTAAAAACCTCAATAGTCTTTCCGCATTTGGGGCAAATACGTTCTTCCGGCACGGGCGTGCGGAATTTTGCTTCACATCCATCTATTGCAGCCATCTCTATACCTCCTTTTTCTTATATTATAGCCTCCATTGTCAAAAAGAACAAGCGGGATTCTTTGTTTTCTTTCGCCATAAGTGCTTGACGTACTCATTCCAGATGATAGAATACTAGTATTATGAAATGGAAAGATGTGGGAGAACACGGATGGGAACAAAAAAGATACTGAAGAACAAATACTATCTTTATATGACAGAATTTTTTGCCGGCATGTCGGTGATGGCGGTGGAGCTGGGAGCCAGCCGGCTTCTGGCGCCGTATTTCAGCTCTTCTCAGATCGTCTGGACGATCATCATCGGGACGATCATGATCGCCATGGCGCTCGGGAACATCTGGGGCGGAAAAAGCGCGGATAAGAATCCGGATCCGGACAAGCTTTATATGCGCCTGATCATTGCGGCAGTCTGGATAGCCGCCATTCCTCTGGCAGGCAAATATATCATTCTTGGTATTTCAGGGCTCCTTGTATTTGCAGTGAACAGCAATCTGCTGATATGGGCGGCATTTCTGGCCTGTATGGTCATCTTTGTATTTCCGCTTTTTCTTCTGGGGACTGTGACGCCTTCTCTGGTGAAGTATACGGTGGACAGCCTGGATGACAGCGGAAAGACGGTGGGAACCCTCGGCGCTTTTAATACGATCGGCAGCATCATCGGTACCTTTGTCCCTACTTTTGTCACCATACCGGCGGTAGGCACGTCCATTACATTCTTGATATTTTCCGGGATTTTGCTGGTTCTTGGACTGGTTTATTTCATCAGTACGAAAGCGAAACCGGTGAAATGCGGGGTGAGTGTTTTTCTGTTTCTGCTCTGCAGCATCTTTGGTTCTGCGGGGAAATTTGCGTTTTGGGAAAGCGGCCTTTTATATGAAGGGGAATCCATCTATAATTATCTCCAGGTAAAGGAAGATGAGGACAGCGTGATCCTCTCCACGAACGTCCTTTTTGGCGTCCAGTCGATCATGAAGAAGGACGACAGCCTGACAGGCATGTATTATGATTATGCGCTGGCAGCTCCGGTCATGGCGGGAATACCGAAAAAAGAAGCCCCCTCCATCCTGGTCCTGGGCATGGGGACGGGTACTTATGCCAGGCAGTGCCAGAGATATTTTGACGGGGTGTCTGTGGAAGGTGTTGAGATCGACCAGAAAATAACGAATCTGGCGGGGGAGTATTTCAAACTGCCGGAAGCCGTGAAGGTGACCACCTATGACGGCAGAGCGTATCTGAATGCTGTTGATGAGAAATACGATGTGATCATGGTGGACGCCTACCAGGATATCACGATTCCTTTTCAGATGTCTTCTAAAGAATTTTTCACGATGGTCCGGAATCATCTGACCGATGACGGGATCATGGTGGTAAACATGAATATGCATGCGGAAAAAGAAGGGAATATCAACCAATATCTTTCGGATACCATCGCGTCGGTCTTTGACGCCGTCTATACAGTGGATGTGGAAAACTCCACCAACCGGGTGCTGTTTGCATCGGAAAGCCCTGAGGACATGGATTCTTTTGGAGCGCGGGTGAAGGAGATAGAGGATCGGGAACTGAAGACGCTCATGGAAAAGGTGGAGGGCAGCATGGAGCCATATGAAAAAGGAGGGTATCTTCTCACGGATGACCAGGCGCCGGTGGAGCTTTTGGGAATGGAAGTGATTGATGAGCTGATACAAGATGAAGTCGGCTATTACAAACAGGTTTTTAAAGAAGAGGGAATCCAGGGAGTCCTGGAAAGTTTCTGAAAATCGCAGACAGGAAAGTTTTTGTTGACTTTGAGCGCACTCCAAGTGTTAGACTGTATGAAAAAGAGGAGGGTATCATATGGAATATCGGGTTTTGGGAAGAACGGGAATCAAGGTGAGCGCGGTTGGATTGGGCGGAGAAGGCTTTGAAGGGAAAAGCTATGATGAATGCCAGGAGATTGTGGACTGCGCCATGGAGCGGGGCATAAATTTTATCGATATCTATAATTCCAATCCGGATGTCAGGAGCAACGTAGGAAAAGCGCTCAGCCGGTATAAGAGAGAAAGTTTTGTGGTGGAAGGGCATCTGTGCTCCATGTGGGAGAACGGACAGTACCGCCGTACCAGAAAACTGGAGGAGGTGGTGTCCGCTTATGAGGATTTCCTCGAGAGGATGAGGCTGGATTATGTGGATATCGGAATGCTCCATTACATAGATGATGACCGGGATTTTGACCGGGTTTTCGGGGGAGAGGTCCTGGAATACGTGAAGGAACTTAAGAAAAAAGGGATAATCCGCGTTCTGGGGATGTCCACCCATAATCCGGATATGGCGCTTCGGGCTGTAAAATCGGGGATTATCGATGTGATCTTGTTCAGCGTCAATGCTGCCTACGACATGCTGCCTGCCAGCGAAGAAATAGATTTTTTATTCGAGGAAAGTACATATAAAGACCGGGTTTATCAGGGAATCGACCCGAAGAGGGCCAAGTTGTATCAGACTTGTCAGAATGAAGGGGTGGCGCTTACCGTCATGAAGGGATATGCCGCCGGAGTATTGCTGAGTGGAGAGGAATGTCCATTTGGAAAGGCTTTGACTCCGGTCCAGTGTCTGCATTACTGTCTGACGAGACCGGCTGTGGCTTCTGTTATGGTGGGGGCGTTTGACAGAGAGCAGGTCCTGGCGGCTGCCGCGTATGGCGAGGCCAGTCAGGAAGAAAAGGATTACAGCGAGATACTTTCCGGAGCGCCGAGGAGCTCATTCCATGGACACTGTATGTACTGCGGCCATTGTGCACCCTGCACCGTAAAGATTGACATAGCGTCTGTGAATAAATATCTGGATTTATCTCTGATACAGGAAAAGGTACCGGATACTCTCATGGACCACTATGGCCTTTTGGAGCATCATGCGGGAGAATGTGTGGAGTGCGGGAAATGTATGAAGAATTGTCCCTTTGGGGTGGACATCATCGGTAAGATGAGACAGGCCGCCGGTTTATTCGGGAAATGATTTGGTAAGTTTATAAAATAACGGGATGGAATTCTTTCGCCACAAGAATTCCATCCCGTTTCTATTACTGGATCCCGGGAATCTTGGGAAGCTCCCCGAATGCTTTTTCCAGCTCTTCATCAGTGGGTACCGTATCGGTCATGGTGCCGTTCAGGTAAGAGCTGTAGGCGTTCATATCGAAATAACCGGTTCCGGTCAATCCGAAAAGGATAGTTTTGGCTTCTCCTGTTTCTTTGCATTTCAGTGCTTCATCAATAGCGGCGCGGATAGCATGGGAAGATTCCGGAGCCGGCAGGATGGTTTCCTGCTTTGCAAAAAGGGTGGCTGCTTCGAATACCTTTGTCTGCTCCACGGAAACGGCTTCCATGTAACCGTCATGGTACAGCTTAGAAAGGATTGGAGACATCCCATGATATCTCAGGCCGCCCGCATGATTGGCAGAAGGAATAAATCCGCAGCCTAGGGTATACATTCTGGCCAGCGGCGTCACACGGCCGGTATCACAGAAATCGTAGGCGTAACGGCCTCTTGTGAGAGACGGGCAGGACGCGGGCTCTACCGCTATGATCCTGGGGCTTGCCTTTCCCGTCAGCTTATCCTGCATGAAAGGGGCGATCAGGCCGCCCAAATTGGAGCCGCCTCCCGCGCATCCGATGACAATATCCGGATATTCGTCCAGCATCTCCATGGCTGTTTTGGATTCAAGGCCGATGATGGATTGATGCAGCAGGACCTGATTCAGGACAGAACCGAGGACATAACGGCAGCCTTCCGTGGTGACCGCTTTTTCCACGGCCTCTGAAATGGCACAGCCCAGGCTTCCGGTGGTGTTGGGGTCCTTTTCCAGGATCTTTCGGCCGGCATTGGTCGTGCTGCTGGGGCTGGCGACGATATGGCCGTCAAAGGTCTCGATGATCGCTTTTCGGAAGGGCTTCTGCTCATAAGAACATTTTACCATATATACCGTCAGAGGCAGATTATAATAGGAGCAGGCTTCCGCCAGGGCAGTGCCCCACTGGCCGGCTCCTGTCTCTGTCGTCAGGCTGGTAAGTCCCTGTTCCTTAGCGTAGTACGCCTGCGCGATGGCGGAGTTGAGCTTATGGCTGCCTGACGTATTGTTCCCCTCGAATTTATAATAGATCTTGGCGGGTGTCCCAAGCGCTTTTTCCAGATTAAAAGCCCGGATCAGCGGAGAGGGGCGGTACATTTTATAGAAATCCTGGATTTCCTCCGGGATATCGATGTAACGGGTCGTACCGTCCATTTCCTGGTGCGCCAGCTGCTTGCAGAAGATGGGATACAGATCCTCTTCAGAAACAGGCTGGAAGGTCGCCGGATTTAACATCGGGTCGGGAAGCTCCTTCATATCGGCACGGAGATTATACCATTGCTTCGGCATCTGCTCCTCGGTCAAATAAAGTCTGTGCGGAATTTTTTTCATTTTCATATCCTCCTTTTTTGATACAGATAATCGGCTGCGGCAGTGCAATCCCCGCGGAGCAAGTTTATTTTATGGAACAAGCTTTCTATAAAATAAAAAGCTTCTGTCACAGTTTTCACTGGGACAGAAGCCATAAGGTCTTCTGCGGTACCACCCGGATTGATGATCGTTCATCCACTCATTCCATATGCTGCCACATATGCTTCCTTGATAACGGGTGAAGTTCCCGTCAGGTATTACTAGGCATGCGCCGTTCTCCCTGCCCTCATGAGCCCATTCAATATCCGGTTCCCTGCTTCCTTCCACCTGCCGGAAGCTCTCTGTGAGGGATATGAGATATCTACTCTTCTCATTCACTGGTTTTACTATCACTAACAATATACTCCAAAAGAGAGGAATGTGTCAACTGTTTTTTGTATAAATGAGATATCCTGTC belongs to Qiania dongpingensis and includes:
- a CDS encoding spermidine synthase, with translation MGTKKILKNKYYLYMTEFFAGMSVMAVELGASRLLAPYFSSSQIVWTIIIGTIMIAMALGNIWGGKSADKNPDPDKLYMRLIIAAVWIAAIPLAGKYIILGISGLLVFAVNSNLLIWAAFLACMVIFVFPLFLLGTVTPSLVKYTVDSLDDSGKTVGTLGAFNTIGSIIGTFVPTFVTIPAVGTSITFLIFSGILLVLGLVYFISTKAKPVKCGVSVFLFLLCSIFGSAGKFAFWESGLLYEGESIYNYLQVKEDEDSVILSTNVLFGVQSIMKKDDSLTGMYYDYALAAPVMAGIPKKEAPSILVLGMGTGTYARQCQRYFDGVSVEGVEIDQKITNLAGEYFKLPEAVKVTTYDGRAYLNAVDEKYDVIMVDAYQDITIPFQMSSKEFFTMVRNHLTDDGIMVVNMNMHAEKEGNINQYLSDTIASVFDAVYTVDVENSTNRVLFASESPEDMDSFGARVKEIEDRELKTLMEKVEGSMEPYEKGGYLLTDDQAPVELLGMEVIDELIQDEVGYYKQVFKEEGIQGVLESF
- a CDS encoding TrpB-like pyridoxal phosphate-dependent enzyme, giving the protein MKMKKIPHRLYLTEEQMPKQWYNLRADMKELPDPMLNPATFQPVSEEDLYPIFCKQLAHQEMDGTTRYIDIPEEIQDFYKMYRPSPLIRAFNLEKALGTPAKIYYKFEGNNTSGSHKLNSAIAQAYYAKEQGLTSLTTETGAGQWGTALAEACSYYNLPLTVYMVKCSYEQKPFRKAIIETFDGHIVASPSSTTNAGRKILEKDPNTTGSLGCAISEAVEKAVTTEGCRYVLGSVLNQVLLHQSIIGLESKTAMEMLDEYPDIVIGCAGGGSNLGGLIAPFMQDKLTGKASPRIIAVEPASCPSLTRGRYAYDFCDTGRVTPLARMYTLGCGFIPSANHAGGLRYHGMSPILSKLYHDGYMEAVSVEQTKVFEAATLFAKQETILPAPESSHAIRAAIDEALKCKETGEAKTILFGLTGTGYFDMNAYSSYLNGTMTDTVPTDEELEKAFGELPKIPGIQ
- a CDS encoding aldo/keto reductase, with protein sequence MEYRVLGRTGIKVSAVGLGGEGFEGKSYDECQEIVDCAMERGINFIDIYNSNPDVRSNVGKALSRYKRESFVVEGHLCSMWENGQYRRTRKLEEVVSAYEDFLERMRLDYVDIGMLHYIDDDRDFDRVFGGEVLEYVKELKKKGIIRVLGMSTHNPDMALRAVKSGIIDVILFSVNAAYDMLPASEEIDFLFEESTYKDRVYQGIDPKRAKLYQTCQNEGVALTVMKGYAAGVLLSGEECPFGKALTPVQCLHYCLTRPAVASVMVGAFDREQVLAAAAYGEASQEEKDYSEILSGAPRSSFHGHCMYCGHCAPCTVKIDIASVNKYLDLSLIQEKVPDTLMDHYGLLEHHAGECVECGKCMKNCPFGVDIIGKMRQAAGLFGK